A single window of Polaribacter sp. SA4-10 DNA harbors:
- a CDS encoding CYTH domain-containing protein, whose translation MKNREIERKFLIKNNAFKKESIKAMRITQGYLSSVPERTVRIRIRDNQAFITVKGISNKLGASRFEWEKEIPLEDAKELLKICEPGIIDKTRFNVQLGNHRFEVDEFYGENKGLVIAELELTSEDESFEKPDWLGKEVTGEVKYYNSMLMKHPFKNWE comes from the coding sequence ATGAAAAACAGAGAAATTGAAAGGAAATTTTTAATAAAAAATAATGCATTTAAAAAAGAGTCTATAAAAGCAATGAGAATAACCCAAGGTTATTTGTCTTCAGTTCCTGAAAGAACCGTTCGCATACGAATAAGAGATAACCAAGCTTTTATTACTGTAAAAGGAATCAGTAATAAATTAGGTGCATCTCGTTTTGAATGGGAAAAAGAAATCCCATTAGAGGATGCAAAAGAGTTGCTAAAAATATGCGAACCAGGAATCATTGATAAAACTCGTTTTAATGTACAATTAGGTAATCATCGTTTTGAAGTAGATGAGTTTTATGGTGAAAATAAAGGTCTGGTGATTGCAGAATTGGAGTTAACGTCTGAAGATGAAAGTTTTGAAAAACCAGATTGGTTGGGCAAGGAAGTAACAGGAGAAGTAAAATACTATAATTCAATGTTAATGAAACATCCATTTAAAAACTGGGAATAA
- a CDS encoding SLC13 family permease, with translation MEAIKQKKEFDVLDMRNYRMEKLPIKEKSKFEKFLVKIGGPLAILSFILLLFFIDIPFLEHINTATLSKSGKANFDAIGLQQFIHSNKAMLAIFVASLILWITEAIPNYLTSLILIITLVLTKVLPEEVAYAQLGHKVMWLNIMSFILASMLVATGIAKRFALWFILKFGKNASSVMLSFMVINIILSLFISATTAKAAILLPIMMVVAAVYGASKGDRNNFGRNLIIQNLFQINMGASSFLTGSGANLLAASLIAGAIGTDIFFSQWMLASFPVALGLMLIGWIIGTKIIFPIPKEERLPSITGGMESLKKELESMGEFSFIEVKSIIIFSLILGFWITDRWHGISPTAVAFVGAIVALLPRIGIIKWNDVDIPWHLLLFSAGAYTLGAGFNVTDLPSISVNAFFDALGFSTNTPFWVLYIVLTGVMIFSSLLMQSKTMRTMIFIPIAIGIATRFNFEIISLALPMALLIEHVYVLPFNSKPGLLLYSTNHYSMSDAFKFGFSMQCIAWITSILMAMTYYKWLEITPNGLF, from the coding sequence ATGGAAGCGATTAAGCAGAAAAAAGAATTTGATGTTCTAGACATGCGAAATTACCGCATGGAAAAACTTCCTATAAAAGAAAAATCAAAATTTGAGAAATTTTTAGTAAAAATTGGAGGACCATTGGCTATTTTATCTTTTATACTCCTATTATTTTTTATTGATATTCCGTTTTTAGAACATATAAATACAGCCACTTTAAGTAAAAGCGGAAAAGCAAATTTTGATGCTATTGGTCTTCAGCAATTTATTCATTCCAATAAAGCCATGTTGGCCATTTTTGTAGCATCACTTATCTTATGGATTACTGAAGCCATACCCAATTACTTAACCTCACTAATATTAATTATTACGCTGGTATTAACAAAAGTATTGCCAGAAGAGGTTGCCTACGCACAATTAGGTCATAAGGTGATGTGGCTAAATATAATGTCATTTATTTTAGCCAGTATGTTGGTAGCAACTGGTATTGCCAAACGTTTTGCCTTATGGTTTATTCTTAAGTTTGGTAAAAATGCTTCTTCAGTTATGCTGAGTTTTATGGTTATAAATATCATTTTATCGCTATTTATCTCTGCAACAACTGCAAAAGCAGCTATTTTATTACCTATTATGATGGTTGTTGCTGCTGTTTATGGTGCTTCAAAAGGAGATCGAAACAATTTTGGAAGGAATTTAATTATTCAAAATTTATTTCAAATAAATATGGGCGCTTCTTCATTCTTAACAGGTTCTGGTGCTAATTTATTAGCAGCTTCTTTAATTGCTGGAGCAATTGGAACTGATATATTTTTTTCACAATGGATGCTAGCCTCTTTTCCTGTAGCCTTAGGTTTAATGCTAATTGGTTGGATTATAGGCACAAAAATTATCTTTCCTATTCCTAAAGAAGAACGGTTACCAAGTATAACTGGAGGTATGGAAAGTTTAAAAAAGGAATTGGAAAGTATGGGTGAATTTTCTTTCATTGAAGTAAAATCTATTATTATTTTTAGTTTAATCTTAGGGTTCTGGATAACAGATAGATGGCACGGAATTAGCCCAACTGCAGTCGCTTTTGTAGGTGCAATTGTTGCGTTATTACCTAGAATAGGAATTATAAAATGGAATGATGTTGATATACCATGGCACTTATTATTGTTCTCGGCAGGCGCTTACACTTTGGGTGCTGGATTTAATGTAACAGATTTACCTTCAATTTCTGTAAACGCATTTTTTGATGCCTTAGGGTTTAGTACTAACACACCTTTTTGGGTCTTATATATTGTATTAACCGGTGTAATGATATTTAGTTCATTGTTGATGCAATCTAAAACCATGCGAACAATGATTTTTATTCCTATTGCTATAGGAATTGCAACTCGTTTTAATTTTGAAATTATTAGTCTGGCATTACCAATGGCACTTTTAATTGAGCATGTGTATGTATTGCCTTTTAACAGTAAACCAGGGTTGTTACTCTACTCTACCAATCATTATAGTATGTCTGACGCTTTTAAATTTGGTTTTTCCATGCAGTGCATCGCTTGGATAACTTCTATATTAATGGCAATGACCTATTATAAATGGTTGGAAATTACACCTAATGGGTTGTTCTAA
- a CDS encoding PAS domain-containing sensor histidine kinase, producing MKDQEFALKIFEATMEGILVVDELGTIIKSNPACECLFGYQQGGLVGVKVEKLIPVTFRNKHLVYRSAYTKAPKNQSMRRVMDLQGFKKDGSQFPVEISLSPTTIDNNEAVIILIIDVTQRILTKNNSQIDENKIIEVQNTSLKKSNSWNLRTADRNGSDKIYKTLSEDSYRVPDKIKLVTNTAEKKKVETKAIKNQQELQADTIKLKEKIDKRTHELQVTVHQLLESNLNLEDQIRITKAAENEALSSQAMCFAIAENFPKGIITVVNNDFEILYCVGEGLRVMNLDEINLKGMKIDEIDIFSLELRAKLKKNIQETLNGKHLSFETNYNNTTFAVNTTPLFDENQKIDRALLVYNDINNQKNIEQEIRNSLKKEHELNELKSRFISTASHEFRTPLSVILSSTTLIEKLNKQGFEEKRKKHLERIKSNVRNLVVILNDFLSISKLEEGKVVARPKLFDLIAFSSSVINEIKPNKKNGQIITLIKNTAEVEVCLDPKLMLHILSNLLSNAIKYSPKDKKISLVITKNEKHITLEVVDEGIGIPKSEHKNIFERFFRAKNSVNIQGTGLGLNIVKQNTELMGGTISFKSKLNKGTSFKVELPINIK from the coding sequence ATGAAAGATCAAGAGTTCGCATTAAAAATTTTTGAAGCTACAATGGAAGGTATTTTAGTTGTAGATGAGTTAGGAACTATAATAAAGTCTAATCCAGCTTGCGAGTGTCTGTTTGGTTATCAACAAGGAGGTTTAGTTGGTGTAAAAGTTGAAAAATTAATACCGGTTACATTTAGAAACAAACATTTGGTTTATAGAAGTGCATATACAAAAGCACCCAAAAATCAATCTATGAGAAGAGTTATGGATCTTCAAGGTTTTAAAAAAGATGGTTCACAATTTCCCGTAGAAATAAGTCTAAGTCCAACAACAATAGATAATAATGAAGCAGTTATTATATTAATAATAGATGTTACTCAGCGAATCTTAACAAAAAATAATTCTCAAATAGATGAGAACAAAATAATCGAAGTACAAAACACTTCTCTTAAAAAAAGCAATTCTTGGAACTTAAGAACAGCTGATAGAAATGGATCTGATAAAATTTATAAAACACTTTCAGAAGACAGTTATAGAGTTCCTGATAAAATAAAACTAGTAACTAATACTGCAGAAAAAAAGAAGGTAGAAACAAAAGCGATCAAGAATCAACAAGAGTTACAAGCCGATACCATTAAATTAAAAGAAAAAATTGATAAGCGTACTCATGAACTCCAAGTTACAGTGCATCAATTATTAGAGAGTAATTTAAACTTAGAAGACCAAATAAGAATTACTAAAGCCGCAGAAAATGAAGCATTAAGCAGCCAAGCTATGTGCTTTGCCATTGCTGAAAATTTCCCAAAAGGTATTATCACTGTAGTAAACAATGATTTTGAAATTTTATATTGTGTTGGAGAAGGTTTAAGGGTGATGAATTTAGATGAAATTAATTTGAAAGGAATGAAAATTGATGAAATTGACATTTTTTCTTTAGAACTAAGAGCTAAATTAAAAAAAAATATTCAAGAAACTCTTAATGGAAAACACCTCTCTTTTGAAACCAATTATAACAATACTACTTTCGCTGTAAATACGACTCCTTTATTTGATGAAAACCAAAAAATTGATAGAGCTTTATTGGTCTATAACGATATTAATAATCAAAAAAACATAGAACAAGAGATTCGTAACTCCCTAAAAAAAGAACATGAACTTAATGAATTAAAATCTCGTTTCATTTCTACCGCATCCCATGAATTCAGAACCCCTTTAAGTGTTATTCTTTCTTCTACTACACTTATAGAAAAGTTAAATAAACAAGGATTTGAAGAGAAAAGAAAGAAGCATTTAGAGAGGATTAAATCTAATGTAAGAAACTTAGTGGTGATTCTTAATGACTTTTTATCCATAAGTAAATTAGAAGAAGGAAAAGTTGTAGCAAGACCAAAACTTTTTGATCTTATAGCATTTTCAAGTTCAGTAATTAATGAAATAAAACCAAATAAAAAGAACGGACAAATTATTACTCTAATAAAAAACACTGCTGAAGTAGAAGTCTGCTTAGATCCAAAACTGATGCTTCATATACTGTCTAATTTATTATCAAATGCTATTAAATACTCTCCAAAAGACAAGAAAATTTCATTAGTAATAACAAAAAACGAAAAGCACATCACTTTAGAAGTTGTAGATGAAGGTATTGGTATTCCAAAAAGTGAACATAAAAATATATTCGAACGTTTTTTTAGAGCTAAAAATTCAGTAAATATTCAAGGAACAGGCTTAGGATTAAATATTGTGAAGCAAAATACAGAATTAATGGGCGGAACTATCAGCTTTAAAAGTAAGCTTAATAAAGGAACTTCCTTTAAGGTAGAATTACCAATAAATATAAAATAA
- a CDS encoding MgtC/SapB family protein, producing the protein MEEILIIQTENFKLTQSEFLIRMLISLGIGLVIGLEREFSSSNHKEIFAGLRTLSIVAVLGFTFALLNFLIHPWIFIIGLISVVVIVSISYWISGSKGEIGSTTEFATILIYLLGGLTLLGYIEFSLALTVILVVLLSLKMKFKNIIGQINKQELSAFIRFVVIALLILPFLPNQNFGPYNVINPREVGWIIVLTSGIGFIGYILMKFLGTNRGILLTGIFGGLVSSTIVTWTFSKKSKETPALSANYAIAIFAAASIMVLRVVVWVYIFNREMLENLKLPLFIIFCAALGTTLFFYNKQKGQKKIKDVLPLGEPLNIKDAVFFGLLYTGILILVSYASNEYGAKGIYISSAISALTDIDAIAISVSKLGGTTLNFLTAQNAILLATLSNTVVKIGITFYSGSKLIKKYVLVGYGIIFIAGIVGFLLLNT; encoded by the coding sequence ATGGAAGAGATTCTTATCATACAAACAGAAAATTTTAAACTTACACAATCTGAGTTTCTAATAAGAATGCTTATTTCTTTAGGAATCGGACTCGTTATAGGATTAGAACGAGAATTTTCTAGTTCAAACCATAAGGAAATTTTTGCAGGACTTAGAACACTATCTATTGTTGCAGTTTTGGGGTTTACTTTCGCATTACTTAATTTTCTTATTCATCCCTGGATTTTTATTATTGGTTTAATAAGTGTTGTAGTGATTGTTTCTATTTCATATTGGATTTCAGGTAGTAAAGGTGAAATAGGTAGTACTACTGAGTTTGCTACTATTTTAATTTATTTACTGGGTGGGCTAACATTGTTAGGATATATTGAGTTTAGTTTGGCTTTGACTGTAATTCTTGTAGTGTTATTGTCCTTAAAAATGAAATTTAAAAATATTATTGGACAAATTAACAAACAAGAACTATCCGCATTTATTCGCTTTGTGGTCATTGCATTGTTAATTTTACCTTTTCTACCCAATCAAAATTTTGGACCTTATAATGTTATTAACCCAAGAGAAGTAGGGTGGATTATTGTATTAACTTCAGGTATTGGTTTCATTGGCTATATTCTAATGAAATTTTTAGGAACCAATAGAGGTATATTACTCACGGGTATTTTTGGAGGTTTAGTTTCTAGTACAATAGTAACCTGGACTTTTTCAAAAAAAAGTAAAGAAACACCAGCGCTTTCAGCCAATTATGCAATTGCAATTTTTGCAGCAGCTAGCATTATGGTTCTAAGAGTTGTGGTTTGGGTTTATATTTTTAATAGAGAAATGTTAGAGAACCTAAAACTTCCATTATTCATAATTTTTTGTGCAGCCTTGGGAACCACATTATTCTTTTACAATAAACAAAAAGGACAAAAAAAAATTAAAGATGTATTACCTTTAGGTGAACCTCTTAATATAAAAGATGCTGTATTTTTTGGACTTCTTTATACAGGTATATTAATTTTAGTTAGTTATGCTAGTAATGAGTATGGCGCTAAGGGAATTTACATTTCTAGTGCTATTAGTGCATTAACAGATATTGATGCTATTGCAATTTCAGTATCAAAATTAGGAGGAACTACTCTTAATTTTTTAACGGCTCAAAATGCCATTTTATTAGCAACATTATCAAATACAGTAGTTAAAATTGGTATTACGTTTTATTCTGGAAGTAAGCTTATTAAAAAATATGTATTAGTGGGATATGGCATTATTTTTATAGCAGGTATAGTAGGTTTTTTACTTTTAAATACATAG
- the aroC gene encoding chorismate synthase, which translates to MPFNSFGNLLRVTTYGESHGTAIGGVIDGFPAGLNVDFDAIQAELDRRKPGQSKIVTQRKEPDTVEFLSGIFEGKTTGTSIGFIIKNTNQKSKDYNHNTNVYRPSHADYTYDKKFGERDYRGGGRSSARETANWVVAGALAKQLISSMNINAFTSSVGEIFLDKPYQELDFSKTESNIVRCPDEASAEKMITKIQEIRKAGDTIGGTVTCVAQNVPVGLGEPIFNKLHAELGKAMLSINAVKGFEFGSGFCGAKMKGSEHNDIFNADGSTQSNLSGGVQGGISNGMDIYFRVAFKPVATIMSSQQTINSEYEVTEITGKGRHDPCVVPRAVPIVEALTALVLADFWLLNKTRKI; encoded by the coding sequence ATGCCTTTTAATTCTTTCGGAAATTTATTGAGAGTAACAACTTATGGAGAATCACACGGAACTGCTATTGGTGGTGTTATTGATGGGTTTCCTGCTGGATTAAATGTAGATTTTGATGCGATACAAGCAGAATTAGACAGAAGAAAACCAGGACAGTCTAAAATTGTAACTCAGCGTAAAGAACCAGATACTGTAGAATTTTTGTCTGGTATCTTTGAAGGAAAAACTACTGGAACTTCTATCGGTTTTATTATAAAAAACACAAATCAAAAATCTAAAGATTACAACCACAATACAAATGTGTATAGACCATCTCATGCAGATTACACCTATGATAAGAAATTTGGTGAAAGAGATTACAGAGGTGGTGGTAGAAGTTCTGCTCGTGAAACCGCAAATTGGGTAGTTGCAGGAGCTTTGGCAAAACAATTAATTTCTAGTATGAATATTAATGCGTTTACTTCTTCTGTTGGTGAAATATTTTTAGACAAACCTTATCAAGAATTAGATTTTTCTAAAACTGAAAGTAATATTGTACGTTGCCCTGATGAAGCTTCTGCAGAAAAAATGATTACTAAAATTCAAGAAATTAGAAAAGCGGGTGATACAATTGGAGGAACCGTTACATGTGTCGCTCAAAATGTACCTGTAGGCTTGGGAGAGCCAATTTTCAATAAATTACATGCAGAGTTAGGTAAAGCAATGCTATCTATTAATGCCGTTAAAGGTTTTGAATTTGGTAGCGGTTTTTGTGGAGCAAAAATGAAAGGCTCAGAACATAATGATATATTTAATGCTGATGGTTCTACACAATCTAATTTGTCTGGAGGAGTTCAAGGAGGAATTAGTAACGGAATGGATATCTACTTTAGAGTAGCTTTTAAACCTGTTGCAACCATTATGAGTTCTCAACAAACAATAAATTCTGAATACGAAGTTACAGAGATAACAGGAAAAGGAAGACATGATCCTTGTGTTGTTCCAAGAGCTGTCCCTATCGTAGAAGCTTTAACAGCTTTGGTTTTAGCAGATTTTTGGTTACTAAATAAGACTCGGAAAATTTAA
- a CDS encoding heparan-alpha-glucosaminide N-acetyltransferase domain-containing protein: protein MKSSRIYFIDIVRAFAILMMLQGHFIHTFLGNTYGDLNPTIFRIWSYFRGITAPIFFTISGLIFTYLLLKSKEKGTEKYRMKKGITRGFMLIGIGYLIRIPFVQWFSGKFNSKFIAIDVLQCIGVSLLLIVSLYFLSAKKTIVFSLITLGIGVLIFLFEPLYRTLNIEVIPEFLGNYISKNNGSIFTVLPWFGYSSFGAFIATLFYWNLDKPHFKKTMIFSFFFCGIFLIFYSSSTLIKLYNQTDIQLFKSVAYYNYLYARLGDVLICFAFFYSLEQYLKHPVILKIGEKTLSIYIIHFIIIYGSFIQFGLQHFIEKNLNPWQSAIGAILFLVGVCLIAFYYKKPISYLYTTIASYKIKKRLISILPNKL, encoded by the coding sequence GTGAAAAGTAGTAGAATCTATTTTATTGATATTGTTAGAGCATTTGCCATTTTAATGATGTTGCAAGGTCATTTTATTCACACTTTTTTAGGAAATACCTATGGTGATTTAAATCCAACTATCTTTAGAATTTGGTCTTATTTTAGAGGAATTACTGCACCTATTTTTTTTACAATTTCTGGTTTAATATTTACGTACCTTTTACTAAAGTCTAAAGAAAAAGGGACCGAAAAATACAGAATGAAAAAAGGAATAACTAGAGGCTTTATGCTTATTGGTATCGGTTATTTAATTCGAATTCCTTTTGTGCAATGGTTTTCAGGAAAATTTAACTCAAAATTTATTGCGATTGATGTATTACAATGTATTGGAGTAAGTTTACTTCTAATAGTAAGTTTATATTTTTTAAGTGCTAAAAAAACTATTGTGTTTTCCTTAATTACTCTTGGCATAGGTGTACTTATCTTTTTATTTGAACCGCTATACAGAACTTTGAATATAGAAGTAATTCCTGAGTTTCTAGGCAACTATATTTCAAAAAATAATGGGTCTATATTTACGGTACTACCATGGTTTGGATATTCTTCTTTTGGTGCTTTTATAGCTACTTTATTTTATTGGAATTTAGACAAACCTCATTTTAAGAAAACGATGATATTTTCTTTCTTTTTTTGTGGTATTTTTTTAATTTTTTATTCGTCATCTACACTAATTAAATTATATAACCAAACTGATATTCAATTATTTAAAAGTGTTGCTTATTATAATTATTTATACGCTAGACTTGGTGATGTACTTATTTGCTTTGCGTTCTTTTATAGCCTAGAACAGTACTTAAAACATCCTGTAATCTTAAAAATTGGAGAAAAAACATTGTCTATTTATATCATCCATTTTATCATTATTTATGGCAGTTTTATTCAATTTGGGTTGCAACATTTTATAGAGAAAAACCTAAACCCGTGGCAAAGTGCTATTGGAGCAATTCTTTTTTTAGTAGGAGTTTGCCTTATTGCATTCTACTACAAAAAACCAATCTCCTATCTTTATACAACCATTGCTTCATACAAAATAAAAAAAAGGTTGATATCGATTTTACCAAATAAGTTATAA
- a CDS encoding DUF3467 domain-containing protein, whose amino-acid sequence MEENKKKEGQLNIELDQEIAEGTYSNLAIINHSMSEFIVDFINIMPGIPKAKVKSRIILTPQHAKRLTKALADNVRKFENAHGEIKDSEQAPIPMNFGPTGQA is encoded by the coding sequence ATGGAAGAAAATAAAAAAAAAGAAGGACAATTAAATATTGAATTAGATCAAGAGATTGCCGAAGGAACGTATTCTAACTTAGCAATTATTAATCATTCAATGTCTGAGTTTATTGTAGATTTTATAAATATTATGCCTGGAATACCAAAGGCAAAAGTAAAATCAAGAATTATTTTAACTCCTCAGCACGCAAAAAGATTAACAAAAGCTTTAGCTGACAATGTTCGGAAATTTGAGAATGCTCATGGAGAAATAAAAGATTCTGAACAAGCTCCAATTCCAATGAATTTTGGGCCTACAGGACAAGCGTAG